A DNA window from Turicibacter sp. TJ11 contains the following coding sequences:
- the rpsD gene encoding 30S ribosomal protein S4 yields the protein MARYTGPSWKISRRLGYSILENGKELQKRPYAPGQHGQARKKISEYGLQLQEKQKLRHAYGMTERQFRRTYDRAGKLQGKHGENFLYLLESRLDNLVYRLGLANTRRQARQLVNHGHILVDGQRVDIPSYSVKPGQTISVREKSANLAIIKAALEGTVHRPDFVSFDEATMTGTFVRLPERSEVFADIHENLIVEFYSR from the coding sequence ATGGCTCGTTATACTGGACCAAGCTGGAAAATTTCTCGTCGTTTAGGATACTCTATCTTAGAAAACGGAAAAGAATTACAAAAACGCCCTTATGCACCTGGGCAACACGGACAAGCTCGTAAAAAAATCTCTGAATACGGATTACAATTACAAGAGAAACAAAAATTACGTCATGCATACGGAATGACTGAGCGTCAATTCCGTCGTACATACGATCGTGCTGGTAAATTACAAGGTAAACATGGTGAGAACTTCTTATACTTATTAGAATCTCGTCTTGATAACTTAGTATACCGTTTAGGATTAGCTAACACTCGTCGTCAAGCACGTCAGTTAGTTAACCACGGACATATCTTAGTAGATGGACAACGCGTTGATATCCCATCTTACTCAGTAAAACCAGGACAAACTATCAGCGTTCGTGAAAAATCAGCTAACTTAGCTATCATCAAAGCTGCTTTAGAAGGAACTGTACACCGTCCAGACTTCGTATCATTCGATGAAGCAACTATGACAGGAACTTTCGTACGTTTACCAGAACGTTCAGAAGTATTCGCTGACATCCACGAAAACTTAATCGTAGAGTTCTACAGCCGTTAA
- a CDS encoding septation ring formation regulator EzrA — protein sequence MGDFKLLILIVMIAVLAIVLIYSVIIISKKKQYYAKIDELDALKHEISNQTVPFELAKLRSTKKSERIVKLVQQWERRWGKLESDFITVTEQIIYAEELVANKNFSEADQLLEELKETLESLSEDVTQLLEEIKSLKKSEERSRSNVIGLKEQFEGLKLRYESEEEQYLDLKEEMKTLFKDVDVFFLKFNECMEDCNYDLADETLELIKTQIEIIINLFDRTPLYKETIEKETKPLLREVLKSHDSIAESGVYLKHLQIKETISVYRQQLEDIPNWMKRFEFSKIEETLVEIHDNAKQMIEYMKKEYELQEVLKETFAQTKDLMQDLKEHSEKLSEQYENIKGNYRLPEEEESQFNFLLNEIQIVSNELTYLIGKRDEHQSANSVLSREISSINQQLKEIKDHLYVFDGEIESLYAGEKECRQRALYLLKTFNHLKGMYHQANLPVEDETVKELIKRANFSVQVLFETIGQLPINIADIDEQLTLAQESIQALSERVEIEIQQVKLAERLMIYAHRYIAREGMYVVDLTIAEDQFRQGNYGTVIERMKELLKEIEGPRFDLTYDQFKQQLDCYLL from the coding sequence ATGGGAGATTTCAAATTACTAATTTTAATAGTGATGATTGCGGTCTTAGCTATCGTGTTAATCTACTCAGTCATTATCATATCAAAAAAGAAACAGTACTATGCTAAAATCGATGAACTTGATGCTTTAAAGCATGAGATTTCTAATCAAACCGTTCCATTTGAATTAGCGAAATTACGTAGTACAAAAAAGAGTGAGCGAATTGTAAAGTTGGTTCAACAATGGGAAAGACGCTGGGGAAAATTAGAATCCGATTTTATTACCGTCACGGAGCAAATCATTTATGCAGAGGAGCTAGTTGCTAATAAAAATTTTAGTGAAGCCGATCAACTACTAGAAGAGTTGAAAGAAACACTAGAGTCATTAAGTGAAGACGTGACTCAATTATTAGAAGAAATAAAGTCATTAAAAAAATCAGAAGAGCGTAGTCGTTCAAATGTCATTGGATTAAAAGAACAGTTTGAAGGATTAAAGTTACGATATGAGAGTGAAGAAGAGCAATATCTAGATTTAAAAGAGGAGATGAAGACCTTATTTAAGGATGTAGATGTCTTTTTCTTAAAGTTTAATGAGTGTATGGAAGACTGTAATTATGATTTAGCGGATGAGACATTAGAACTTATTAAAACACAAATTGAGATCATTATTAACTTATTTGACCGAACACCACTTTATAAAGAAACCATTGAAAAAGAAACGAAGCCTCTATTACGTGAAGTTTTAAAAAGTCATGATTCAATTGCTGAATCAGGTGTTTATTTAAAACATCTTCAGATTAAAGAAACCATCTCCGTTTATCGTCAACAGTTAGAGGATATTCCAAATTGGATGAAGCGATTTGAATTTTCTAAAATTGAAGAGACACTGGTTGAAATTCATGATAATGCCAAACAGATGATTGAATATATGAAAAAAGAATACGAACTTCAAGAGGTCTTAAAAGAAACGTTCGCGCAAACAAAAGATTTAATGCAAGATTTAAAAGAACATAGTGAAAAATTAAGTGAGCAATACGAAAATATTAAAGGTAATTATCGATTACCAGAAGAGGAAGAGAGTCAGTTTAACTTTTTATTAAACGAGATTCAAATTGTTAGCAATGAACTAACATACTTAATCGGAAAAAGAGATGAACACCAAAGTGCTAACTCGGTTTTATCACGTGAAATTTCTTCAATTAACCAACAACTAAAAGAAATTAAAGATCATCTTTATGTGTTTGATGGAGAAATCGAAAGTCTTTACGCAGGTGAGAAGGAATGCCGTCAGCGTGCTTTATATTTATTAAAAACATTTAATCACTTAAAAGGAATGTATCACCAAGCTAATTTACCTGTTGAGGATGAAACAGTTAAGGAGCTCATTAAACGTGCTAACTTTTCTGTTCAAGTGCTATTTGAAACCATTGGTCAATTACCTATTAATATTGCAGATATTGATGAGCAATTAACATTGGCACAAGAATCTATTCAAGCTTTATCAGAGCGTGTAGAAATTGAAATCCAACAAGTTAAGTTAGCAGAGCGTTTAATGATTTATGCGCATCGCTACATCGCACGCGAAGGAATGTATGTTGTTGATTTAACGATTGCCGAAGATCAGTTCCGTCAAGGTAACTACGGGACGGTGATTGAGCGAATGAAGGAGCTCTTAAAAGAAATAGAAGGACCACGATTTGATTTAACATACGATCAATTTAAACAGCAATTAGACTGTTATTTATTATAA
- the tyrS gene encoding tyrosine--tRNA ligase, with product MKNEFLKELEWRGLINDCTDLEALDALMEEGKITLYCGFDPTADSLHIGSLLPILTLKRFQMAGHKPLPLVGGATGLIGDPTGRSAERQENSHETVIKWSESIKRQLSQFMEFGDQSNSAELVNNYDWTSNLSMIEFLRDFGKYFNINYILAKDTVCSRLDHGMTFTEFSYTILQGMDFKHLFETRNCVLQIGGSDQWGNITSGLELIRKTIGHEAKAVGLTMPLVTKADGTKFGKTAGGAIWLDRKKTTPYEMYQFLINTADEDVIKFLKYFTFLSKEEIDAIEVAFKEAPHERLAQKTLAKEVVTIVHGQEAYEQALKITQALFSGNLSELTADEIEVGFKDVPSVELAEDLNLVDALITAKAASSKRESREFINNNSISINGEKVNDLEFMVSKAQAIGGKFTVIRRGKKKYFLIKHV from the coding sequence ATGAAAAATGAATTCTTAAAAGAATTAGAGTGGCGTGGGTTAATTAATGACTGCACGGATTTAGAAGCATTAGACGCTTTAATGGAAGAAGGAAAAATTACATTATACTGCGGGTTTGACCCAACGGCAGATAGCTTACATATCGGATCATTATTACCAATCTTAACATTAAAACGTTTCCAAATGGCAGGTCATAAACCATTACCATTAGTAGGTGGAGCAACAGGATTAATTGGAGATCCAACAGGTCGTTCAGCAGAGCGTCAAGAGAATAGCCATGAAACAGTTATTAAATGGTCTGAAAGTATTAAACGACAACTATCACAATTTATGGAGTTTGGTGATCAATCAAATTCAGCTGAATTAGTAAACAACTACGACTGGACATCAAATTTAAGTATGATTGAATTCTTACGTGATTTTGGTAAGTACTTCAATATTAATTACATTTTAGCAAAAGATACGGTTTGTTCACGTTTAGATCATGGAATGACGTTTACTGAATTCTCATATACGATTTTACAAGGAATGGACTTCAAACATTTATTTGAAACGAGAAACTGTGTTTTACAAATTGGTGGATCAGATCAATGGGGTAATATTACATCAGGATTAGAGTTAATTCGTAAAACAATCGGTCATGAAGCAAAGGCAGTTGGATTAACAATGCCATTAGTAACAAAGGCTGATGGAACAAAGTTCGGAAAAACGGCAGGTGGGGCTATTTGGTTAGATCGTAAGAAAACTACGCCTTATGAAATGTATCAATTCTTAATTAATACAGCTGATGAAGATGTTATTAAATTCTTAAAATATTTCACATTCTTATCAAAAGAAGAAATCGATGCTATTGAAGTTGCGTTCAAAGAAGCTCCACATGAACGATTAGCACAAAAAACATTAGCTAAAGAAGTCGTAACAATTGTTCATGGTCAAGAAGCTTACGAGCAAGCCTTAAAAATTACGCAAGCTTTATTCAGTGGAAACTTATCAGAATTAACAGCTGATGAAATTGAAGTTGGATTTAAAGATGTTCCTTCAGTTGAATTAGCAGAAGATCTTAACTTAGTAGATGCACTTATCACTGCTAAAGCAGCTAGCTCAAAACGTGAATCACGTGAATTTATCAATAATAACTCTATTTCTATTAATGGAGAAAAAGTGAACGATTTAGAATTCATGGTATCTAAAGCACAAGCAATCGGTGGTAAATTTACTGTTATTCGCCGTGGTAAGAAAAAATATTTCTTAATTAAACACGTTTAA
- the pheT gene encoding phenylalanine--tRNA ligase subunit beta → MLVSVNWLSQYIDLSDIDPKELAEKITRTGIEVESVNILSDATNVVIGYVEECIQHPNADKLSVCQINVGGEEGVLQIVCGAKNIAAGQKVIVAKPGAVLPGNFKIKKSKLRGEVSNGMCCSLKELGIEQKLVPQAYADGIFVCAEDAPVGMDALEYLKFYDTVIELGLTPNRMDCLSMYGVAYEVAAILSRDVNFKEVTVAEVQESAKDLIKVSSKTEKAPLYLSRVVKNVEIKESPQWLQAYLIAAGMRPKNNVVDITNYVMLEMGQPLHAFDYDTIASKEIVVREAVAGETIKTLDGQNRELAEGDIIVTDGEKPIAIAGVMGGEATEVTDQTVNVLLESALFDRLSVRKASTRLGLRSESSARFEKGIDPNRTALALDRAAQLLTELANGQVCEGVVSFDELTVEPVSISITAEKINSVLGTAMSNEEVANVWTRLNFTYDLTDDVFTVHVPSRRLDITIVEDLIEEAGRIYGYDNIPTTLPSTDIKGGYKPIQLMRNKAHQTLMACGLTQVITYSLTSAEKAQQFLSIPANKKELVKLAMPMSEDRSNLRQSTIPQLLEVVRYNNARTIENVAIYEIGKVYGQVDGTYTEETKISGAVTGKMITNKWQAKVEKVDFYVAKGYVDAVLTEMGHLNVTYRPVIADEYKEFHPGRTAMIYVNDVLVGVVGQVHPELQRELDLHETYVFELSLDVLFGLESSKPAYEIVPKHPGMTRDIALVVDREVLADQLVQTIKNAANHLLQTVEVFDIYEGKGVEEGKKSVAISLYYLDREKTLTDEDLQPTHQKVLNALTEEHNAVLRG, encoded by the coding sequence ATGTTAGTTTCAGTCAACTGGTTGAGTCAATATATTGATTTAAGTGACATTGATCCAAAAGAATTAGCAGAAAAAATCACAAGAACAGGAATTGAAGTTGAATCAGTTAATATTTTATCAGATGCAACAAACGTCGTTATTGGATATGTTGAAGAGTGTATTCAACATCCAAACGCTGATAAATTATCTGTTTGCCAAATTAATGTTGGTGGAGAAGAAGGCGTATTACAAATCGTTTGTGGAGCAAAAAATATTGCAGCTGGGCAAAAAGTTATCGTTGCAAAACCAGGAGCTGTGTTACCAGGAAACTTCAAAATTAAAAAGTCCAAATTACGTGGTGAAGTTTCAAATGGAATGTGCTGTTCATTAAAAGAATTAGGAATTGAACAAAAATTAGTACCTCAAGCGTATGCAGACGGAATTTTCGTATGTGCTGAAGATGCTCCAGTTGGAATGGACGCATTAGAATACTTAAAGTTTTATGATACAGTGATTGAACTTGGATTAACTCCAAATCGTATGGACTGTTTATCAATGTATGGGGTAGCTTATGAAGTGGCAGCTATTTTATCACGCGATGTGAACTTCAAAGAGGTAACAGTGGCAGAAGTTCAAGAATCAGCGAAAGATTTAATTAAAGTTAGCTCAAAAACTGAGAAAGCACCGTTATACTTATCAAGAGTTGTAAAAAATGTTGAAATCAAAGAATCTCCACAATGGTTACAAGCCTATTTAATTGCGGCAGGAATGCGACCTAAAAACAATGTCGTTGACATTACGAACTATGTCATGTTAGAAATGGGACAACCGTTACATGCCTTCGATTACGATACGATTGCTTCTAAAGAAATCGTTGTTCGTGAAGCAGTGGCTGGTGAAACAATTAAAACATTAGATGGTCAAAATCGCGAGTTAGCTGAAGGAGACATCATCGTAACAGACGGTGAGAAGCCAATTGCAATCGCAGGTGTCATGGGAGGAGAAGCAACAGAGGTTACGGATCAAACAGTAAACGTCTTATTAGAATCAGCGTTATTTGATCGTTTATCTGTTCGTAAAGCATCGACTCGTTTAGGATTACGCTCTGAATCATCAGCACGTTTTGAAAAAGGAATCGATCCAAATCGTACAGCATTAGCTCTTGATCGTGCTGCTCAGTTATTGACTGAATTAGCTAATGGGCAAGTTTGTGAAGGAGTCGTTTCATTCGACGAGTTAACAGTTGAACCAGTTAGCATTTCTATTACAGCTGAAAAAATTAATTCAGTTTTAGGAACAGCTATGAGTAATGAAGAAGTAGCAAATGTTTGGACTCGTTTAAACTTTACATATGATTTAACGGACGATGTGTTTACGGTACATGTGCCATCTCGTCGATTAGATATTACAATTGTTGAAGATTTAATTGAGGAAGCGGGACGTATTTACGGTTATGATAATATTCCAACGACTCTACCTTCAACAGATATTAAAGGTGGATATAAACCAATCCAATTAATGCGTAATAAAGCACACCAAACTTTAATGGCTTGTGGTTTAACACAAGTGATTACGTATTCATTAACAAGCGCTGAAAAAGCACAGCAATTTTTATCAATTCCAGCTAATAAAAAAGAATTAGTCAAATTAGCGATGCCTATGAGTGAAGATCGTTCAAATTTACGTCAATCAACGATTCCTCAATTATTAGAAGTGGTTCGTTATAATAACGCACGCACAATTGAGAATGTTGCTATTTATGAAATTGGAAAAGTTTATGGTCAAGTTGATGGAACATATACAGAAGAAACAAAAATTTCAGGTGCAGTGACAGGAAAAATGATCACTAATAAATGGCAAGCAAAAGTTGAAAAAGTAGACTTCTATGTCGCAAAAGGTTATGTTGATGCTGTTTTAACTGAGATGGGTCATTTAAATGTCACTTATCGTCCAGTTATCGCTGATGAATACAAAGAGTTCCATCCAGGACGTACGGCCATGATTTATGTGAATGATGTTTTAGTCGGAGTAGTCGGACAAGTACATCCAGAATTACAACGTGAATTAGACTTACATGAAACATACGTATTTGAATTATCATTAGATGTCTTATTCGGACTAGAAAGTTCAAAACCGGCTTATGAAATAGTACCAAAACATCCAGGAATGACACGTGACATTGCGTTAGTCGTTGATCGTGAAGTGTTAGCAGATCAATTAGTTCAAACGATTAAAAACGCTGCAAATCACTTATTACAAACAGTTGAAGTCTTCGATATCTACGAAGGTAAAGGTGTCGAAGAAGGTAAGAAATCTGTGGCGATTTCACTTTATTACTTAGATCGCGAAAAAACATTAACAGATGAAGATTTACAACCAACACATCAAAAAGTATTAAATGCTTTAACAGAAGAGCACAACGCTGTTTTACGCGGATAA
- a CDS encoding GAF domain-containing protein: MFHQTMYQGTLTENYETVLLQLKGLTDGESDLIANLSNAAALLNHFLDDINWVGFYLAKGQELVLGPFQGLPACIRIPFHKGVCGHAATTKQTVVVSNVHEFPGHIACDEATNSEIVIPLIKDDQLIGVLDIDSPVLNRFSEMDKKYLEQFVQILINTMN; the protein is encoded by the coding sequence ATGTTTCATCAAACGATGTATCAAGGAACATTAACTGAAAATTATGAAACGGTCTTATTGCAATTAAAAGGATTAACGGATGGAGAGTCAGATTTAATTGCCAATTTATCAAATGCAGCTGCTTTGTTAAATCATTTTTTAGACGACATTAACTGGGTCGGATTTTATTTAGCCAAAGGTCAAGAACTTGTTCTCGGTCCTTTTCAAGGATTACCGGCATGTATTCGTATTCCATTTCATAAAGGAGTATGCGGTCATGCAGCCACAACAAAGCAAACAGTAGTCGTATCAAATGTTCACGAGTTTCCTGGACATATTGCCTGTGATGAAGCAACTAACTCAGAAATCGTCATCCCACTTATCAAAGACGATCAGTTAATTGGTGTTTTAGATATTGATAGTCCTGTGCTCAATCGTTTTAGTGAAATGGATAAAAAATATTTAGAACAGTTTGTTCAAATTCTTATAAACACCATGAATTAA
- a CDS encoding YeiH family protein: protein MKTRNFIQQKLINFKDIFPGLVVCVLIGLISKYLGTFVPTLGGATIAILLGLLLGNTLLTNPKLYKGIRFSESNLLSYSIVLLGGTLSYQVILELGVGGVSFIVLQMFLTIVFCLIVGKKLGFTEDFRLLMASGNAVCGSSAIGATAPVIKANEVDKSITITLVNLTGTVLMMVLPFLTNLLYQDETIQSSALIGGTLQSVGQVVGSASMVNHDVLQYATIFKIVRIIFLVFVILAFAKLKKDEENHDAELHHEKPQAKIKIPWYVKGFFLMCFLFSIGFISTEVSAGFKQVSNYLEIFALAGIGMSVKFKDLVKAGLKSGIYCLSIGVAQIIFAIVLISILL, encoded by the coding sequence ATGAAAACACGAAATTTTATACAACAAAAACTTATTAATTTTAAAGATATCTTTCCTGGTCTAGTTGTTTGTGTCCTGATCGGGTTGATTTCTAAATATCTTGGAACATTTGTTCCAACACTTGGTGGGGCAACCATTGCTATCTTACTTGGGCTATTATTAGGAAATACACTTTTAACTAATCCAAAACTTTATAAAGGAATTCGCTTCTCTGAATCAAACTTACTGTCTTATTCGATCGTTTTATTAGGGGGGACATTAAGTTATCAAGTTATTTTAGAATTAGGAGTTGGCGGTGTTAGCTTCATTGTTTTACAGATGTTTTTAACGATTGTTTTTTGTTTAATTGTCGGTAAAAAATTAGGATTCACAGAAGACTTCCGTCTATTAATGGCTTCAGGAAATGCTGTTTGTGGTTCTTCTGCCATCGGAGCAACTGCTCCAGTCATTAAAGCTAATGAAGTCGATAAATCCATTACGATTACATTAGTTAACTTAACAGGAACAGTTTTAATGATGGTTTTACCATTCTTAACAAATTTACTTTATCAAGATGAAACCATTCAATCATCAGCTTTAATCGGTGGAACGCTTCAATCAGTGGGGCAAGTCGTAGGAAGTGCCTCTATGGTAAATCATGATGTGTTACAATACGCCACAATTTTTAAAATTGTACGAATCATTTTCTTAGTATTTGTTATTTTAGCATTTGCTAAGCTTAAAAAAGATGAAGAAAATCATGATGCAGAACTTCATCATGAAAAACCACAAGCTAAAATTAAAATTCCATGGTATGTTAAAGGATTTTTCTTAATGTGTTTCCTATTTAGTATCGGCTTTATTAGTACAGAAGTTTCTGCTGGATTTAAACAAGTAAGTAACTATCTTGAAATCTTTGCTTTAGCGGGAATCGGAATGAGTGTTAAGTTTAAAGATTTAGTGAAAGCTGGATTAAAAAGTGGAATCTACTGCTTATCTATTGGAGTGGCTCAAATTATCTTTGCAATCGTATTAATTTCTATCTTATTATAA
- a CDS encoding substrate-binding domain-containing protein, with the protein MSKVTIYDVARVADVSLATVSRVLNNPEKVKPKTRERVLAAINELGYRPNAIARGLASRRSTNVGLIVPTCSRASVSEMIDGVADIADKYRYSVFLNVTHNENDIATNVWQNMIASQVDGVLMMADKISEEEIERLANDTVPTVLLSVKDLEGRLPAVLIDYELAAYEATKKLIENGNKDIAFITSNSYYAMNDLKEQGYRRAIEEAGLEPRILGLYNKFENSLDSFKDFFANNQAPDAALAVRDSVAVMFMNAAIEHGISVPDELEIIGFQNTKYAIMSRPQLSTINIPTYDIGAVAMRLLTKLMKEEEVTETQITLPHSFVWRNTTK; encoded by the coding sequence ATGTCAAAGGTGACAATTTATGATGTCGCACGTGTAGCTGATGTATCATTAGCAACAGTGTCTCGCGTTTTAAATAATCCAGAAAAAGTAAAACCTAAAACTCGTGAGCGAGTTTTAGCAGCCATCAATGAGTTAGGATATCGTCCTAATGCAATCGCGCGTGGATTAGCTAGTCGTCGTTCAACAAACGTTGGATTAATTGTTCCAACTTGTTCACGTGCATCTGTATCAGAGATGATCGATGGGGTAGCAGATATCGCTGATAAATATCGTTATTCAGTGTTCTTAAATGTAACTCATAATGAAAATGATATTGCAACAAATGTTTGGCAAAATATGATCGCCTCTCAAGTAGATGGTGTTTTAATGATGGCTGATAAAATTAGTGAGGAAGAAATCGAGCGTTTAGCAAACGATACAGTTCCAACGGTATTATTATCAGTTAAAGATTTAGAAGGGCGTCTACCAGCTGTTTTAATTGATTACGAATTAGCGGCATATGAAGCAACTAAAAAATTAATTGAAAATGGAAACAAAGATATTGCGTTCATTACTTCAAATTCATACTATGCGATGAATGATTTAAAAGAACAAGGATATCGTCGTGCCATTGAAGAAGCTGGACTTGAGCCACGCATTTTAGGATTATACAATAAGTTTGAAAATTCTTTAGATTCATTTAAAGATTTCTTTGCTAATAATCAAGCACCAGATGCTGCATTAGCGGTTCGTGACTCAGTGGCAGTTATGTTTATGAATGCTGCAATTGAACATGGAATTAGTGTTCCAGATGAATTAGAAATTATCGGATTCCAAAATACAAAATATGCAATTATGTCACGTCCACAGTTAAGTACAATTAATATTCCAACATATGATATTGGAGCCGTTGCAATGCGCTTATTAACAAAGTTAATGAAAGAAGAGGAAGTTACGGAAACACAAATTACGTTACCTCATTCATTTGTTTGGCGTAATACAACGAAATAA
- a CDS encoding LysR family transcriptional regulator, giving the protein MIDELKSFIQVVENQNFTKAARKLNLSQPAVSMHISGLEQQLNTKLILRSNKQKNFLLTPDGELLYQRAKKVVHAYDEMMIEIKSQRETVQGTLKIGASLTIGEYLLPEILSHLSKLYPELTFEVMIENSHSIMEKVDQLELEIGLIETDELLLNLNRQSFYCDRLQIAYSDTLTLPSKVEQYRQFFCEQTWLLRESGSGTRLMTDFFLEQFHIVPNYQIVLGSNYLVKETLRQRSSVTFTSTLMKKQEFKGIHYLEDPTYELQRLFYYVTKEGVVLSKRVQGMIQVLDHLSEIIDS; this is encoded by the coding sequence ATGATTGATGAATTAAAATCGTTTATTCAGGTCGTAGAAAATCAAAACTTTACTAAAGCAGCAAGAAAATTGAACTTATCTCAACCTGCTGTTAGTATGCATATTTCAGGGTTAGAACAACAGTTGAATACAAAATTAATTTTACGTTCTAATAAGCAAAAAAACTTCTTATTAACGCCAGATGGAGAGCTATTATATCAACGAGCAAAAAAAGTTGTTCATGCCTATGATGAGATGATGATTGAAATAAAAAGTCAACGTGAAACGGTTCAAGGAACGTTAAAAATTGGAGCTAGTTTAACAATCGGGGAGTATTTACTTCCTGAAATTCTATCTCATTTATCTAAGTTATATCCCGAGTTGACATTTGAAGTGATGATTGAAAATAGTCATTCGATTATGGAGAAAGTCGATCAATTAGAACTTGAGATAGGGTTAATTGAAACAGATGAGTTGTTATTAAACTTAAATCGCCAATCATTTTATTGTGATCGTTTGCAAATTGCATATAGTGACACTCTAACTTTGCCATCTAAGGTTGAGCAATATCGTCAATTTTTTTGTGAACAAACATGGCTTTTAAGAGAGAGTGGATCAGGAACTAGATTGATGACTGATTTTTTCTTAGAACAATTTCATATTGTTCCTAACTATCAAATTGTTCTTGGAAGTAATTATTTAGTTAAGGAAACATTAAGACAGCGATCAAGCGTAACATTCACGTCAACATTAATGAAAAAACAAGAATTTAAAGGTATTCATTATTTAGAAGATCCGACCTATGAACTTCAGCGCTTATTTTACTATGTAACGAAAGAGGGGGTTGTATTAAGTAAAAGAGTTCAAGGGATGATTCAAGTATTAGATCATCTATCAGAAATTATTGATAGTTAG
- a CDS encoding chorismate mutase, with protein sequence MTNMNLKQLRDQIDEINVQLLHLLNQRTQLVEAVGVEKDKQGLKKYDPVREEQIIEKLKQINEGPMTDEMMVHIFKEIFKVSVKLQEDNSQQQD encoded by the coding sequence ATGACAAATATGAACTTAAAACAACTAAGAGATCAAATCGATGAAATTAATGTCCAATTGCTACATTTATTAAATCAACGTACTCAATTAGTGGAGGCTGTTGGAGTTGAGAAAGATAAACAAGGATTAAAAAAATATGATCCAGTTCGTGAAGAACAAATTATAGAAAAGTTAAAGCAAATCAATGAAGGACCAATGACAGATGAAATGATGGTTCATATCTTTAAAGAGATTTTTAAGGTTAGTGTTAAATTACAAGAAGATAATAGTCAACAACAAGACTAG